The genomic segment ACCTCGGGCCCCAGATAATCCCGGGCCACCGGCTGCCAGTCCGTCCCGGCCTGCATCCGCATCAGATCAACCCCGACCGGCCCGTGCAAATTGATCGCCGCCAGGGAAAATCCGAGCTCATGGCTGATCGACAACCCCGGCTGCGACAATCCTCGAATCAGCAACAGAGGCGCCTGTCCGGGCTGGCTGACAACGCTGATTGCCTCCACCGACAGCCCAAGTTCATCCGCCAAGACTGCCCGCACGCGGTCACGAATCCGCAACCGGGCCTCCTCGCGGCGCGTCCCCGGTGGATGCTCGGTGCTGACCAGCCACACGCCATCGGACAGCCGCTTCAGCATCTCGTGTTTCACGCCCGCCCCGGTGCCGCCGGGCAACCTGCCCAGCGGCTGGCCGGCGGAATGTGTTCGCCTTTCATCACCAGCGTCAGCGGCCCGAGGTGCGCGTCGTTGCCGACTACGGCGCTGTACAGCACCGAGCTGCGTGGCCCCATGTACACCCGTTCGCCGATCATGACCTGGTCGATTTTCATCACCCGGTCTTCGAACAGGTGGGTTTGCGGGCAGGCGCCGGCGTTCAGCTCGCTGTCGGCGCCGATGGTCACGCAGTCGAATTCGGTGATGTCGGTGGTGTCCATGTACACGCCTCGACCGATCTTGCAGCCCAGCAGATTGAACGCCAGTGGCAGCCACGGTGTGCCTCGCAGGTAGCGCAGGAAGTTCGGCGCGGCCATGCCTTCATAGAGGCTGGTAATGCCTTCGGACAGCCAGACAAAGGGCGTCCACATCGGGTCGGCGCGTTTGCGATAGCGGCCCATGACCAGCCACTTCAACGCCACCACGAACAGGAAATTGCCCAGGCTGTAGGCGAGGCCGATCAGCGCCAGATAACCGAGTACCGCGCCCCAGCGATCTTCAGTGGCCATCGGCATCAGGTCGAGCATCACCGTGTAACCCACGGCAATCACCGTCGCATGCGGGGTGACGATGCGCACGCCTTCGATCAGGCCTCGGGCCAGACGGCGCAGTGGGGAAGGGCGGAAGGTCAGGGATTCGGGGTAGCCGCTGACTTGCTCGCGGGCCGGCAGATTGATCGGTGGCGAGCCAAGCCAGGTGTCGCCGTCGGCCATTTCGCTGTTGAGCGGAACGCTGGAGTGGACGCCGATCAGGACGTTTTCCGGCAGCACGGTGCCGTCCGGAATGTAGCTGCCGTTGCCGACAAAACTGCGGTGCGACACCACGGTCGGTTGCAGGCTCATCCAGCCGCCATCGATGCGTTCGTC from the Pseudomonas sp. N3-W genome contains:
- a CDS encoding 4'-phosphopantetheinyl transferase superfamily protein; this encodes MLKRLSDGVWLVSTEHPPGTRREEARLRIRDRVRAVLADELGLSVEAISVVSQPGQAPLLLIRGLSQPGLSISHELGFSLAAINLHGPVGVDLMRMQAGTDWQPVARDYLGPEVTARLLATPEYQRPWAFALAWCKQEARLKCHGHRLVEWALAPTMAAPVIELDLPYPYVGAIATP